A window of Marinobacter sp. F4206 genomic DNA:
GTGGCAAGGTTGAGCTGGATGAGACCGTGCAGCAGGCTCTGGTTCGAGAGATTGCGGAAGAAACGGGCCTTAGCGTACCCGAGGGATCCCTGGCGCCGGTTATCGGGATTCGTCATGACTATGGCGACAAGCGAGTGTTTCTGGACGTCTGGAGCACCCAGGATGCTCTCGGTGAGGCCGAGGGCCGTGAAGGCCAGCCGGTGGAGTGGGTGTGGCCGGATGAACTGCGCGATGAGGATTTTCCCGCTGCCAACCGTCCCATCATCCGGGCTCTGAGGTTGCCGCCGGTCCTGGCCATTACCGGTACTGTCGAGAATGTTGCTGAAGGCCTGTCGACGCTGCGAACATCACTGGCAAGGTTGTCGGGAGAAATGGTCGTTCTGCGCGCGACGAATCTGCCGGTTGCAGACTATCTGCAGCTGTCGAGGCAGGCGGTTTCGGTAGGCAGTGACGCCGGTGTTGGAGTGATTGTCCATGGTGCGCCCGCGTTATTCCGGGAAACCCCGGGTGCGGCCGGACTACACTTGCCCTGGCGACAAGCGGCCGGCCTGTCGGCCAGGCCGATTCCCGATGGCGCCTGGCTGGGAGTGTCCTGCCATGACGCGGGTCAGATTGCCCAGGCGACTGCGCTTGGGGCAGACTACGTTACCCTGGGTCCGGTCAAGCCGACGGCGACCCATCCGGAAGCCAGCGGGATCGGATGGGATGACTTCCGGTGCCTGGCCGCTGCCGCCCGGGTGCCGGTCTATGCCCTTGGCGGATTGGGGCCGGACGACATATTACGCGCCCGGGATGAGGGCGGACAGGGTGTCGCGGGTATCCGGTTCTGGTGGCCTGAAATCTGAGAGCGGGCGGCGGCATTGCCGGTTATCTCTGGTATGCTCGACATCCTGCAGTATCCATTCCCCGATTCAAGGCATTTCTGGAGACGTTGTGAGCAGACTGACGCATCTTGACGACAAGGGTGAGGCCCGCATGGTTGATGTGACCGAGAAAGCGGTCACCGAGCGAGAGGCCCGGGCCGAGGCCACCATCCGCATGGCACCGGCGACTCTGAGTATGATTGTTGATGGTGAGCATCCCAAGGGCGATGTGCTGGCAGTTGCCCGCATTGCGGGCATCATGGCCGCCAAGAAAACCCATGAGCTGATACCCTTGTGCCATTCGCTCAACCTGACCTCGGTAAAGGTGGAACTGACCCCCGGAAACGATGGCGCCTCCGTCCATATCCTGACCCGTTGCAAGCTCTCCGGTCAGACCGGTGTGGAAATGGAAGCGCTGACTGCTGCCAGCGTCGCCGCCCTGACCCTCTATGACATGTGCAAGGCGGTGGACCGCGGCATGGAAATAGGGGCAGTTCGCCTGCTCGAGAAGAAAGGCGGGCGCAGTGGTCATTGGGTGGCAGAAAGCTCCTGAGATCTAATCCGCGAGGATCGCCGGTACGTAAATCACCGATATCTCAGCATCATCGGAGGGGCTACAGTGCCGGGACTACGCCAAGCTGACGGCCGCGTGATAGAATGCGCGGCCCGATTGACTGAACCACGAGGAACGACTGTGGCTGTTCGTTACATCCAGACCTGCCGGTTGCCGACCCCGTTCGGGGTTTTTGACATGCACGGCTTTGAAGAACCGGACACTGGCAAAGAGCACGTGGCCCTGACCCTGGGTGACTTGAACAGCACCGAACCCATGCTTGCCCGCACCCACTCTGAGTGCCTGACGGGGGATGCCCTCTACAGCATGCGGTGTGACTGCGGCTATCAGCTTGAAGAGGCTCTTCGCAGCATTGCCCGAGAGGGCCGGGGCATCCTCATGTACCTGCGCCAGGAAGGGCGGGGTATCGGGCTGCTTAACAAGATTCGCGCTTACCATCTCCAGGACCAGGGGGCCGATACCGTCGAAGCCAATGAAAAGCTGGGTTTTGCGGCGGATCTTCGGGATTACAGCATGTGTAAGGACATGCTGGAGCATCTCGGCATCAAGAGCCTGAGACTGATGACCAACAATCCGCGCAAGGTGAAAGCCTTGACCTCCTACGGTATCGATATTGCCGAGCGGGTGCCGCTGCACGTGGGCCGGAACCCCCACAACGAGCATTACCTGGACACCAAACAAAGCAAGCTCGGTCACTGGCTGGAGACTCATCAGGACGACGACCCTGAAGGGTGAAGCATTGCGTTTGTCAGACATAAAAAAGCCCGCCAACTGGCGGGCTTTTTTATGTCTGGCGCTGGAGCTATTTAACCGCCTTCAGGCGCTGACGCTGCAAGCGTTCCATCCGTTCTTCAATAGCGACCCGAATGCCGTCGGCGTCGAGGCCGCAGTCGTGGAGCAGTTCACCGTGCTTACCATGATCGATGAAGGCGTCGGGCAGCCCCAGTTGCAGGACCGGCATCGTCACCTCGCAGCGACTCAGGAACTCGGTCACGGCGCTGCCCGCACCACCGGCAATGGCGTTCTCCTCGAGGGTCACCAGCAGCTCATGTTGCTCCGCCAGTGCCAGCACCATCTCTTCATCCAGCGGTTTCACGAATCGCATGTCCGCCACGGTGGCTCCTAATGCCTCGGCAGCCTCCAGTGCGGGAGCCAGCAGGGTGCCAAAGTTCAGGATGGCAATGTCGCCGCCTTCCCGAATCAGCCGCCCCTTGCCGATGGTAAGCGCCTGCAGCTCCTGTTCGATCCGGACGCCGGGGCCAGTGCCGCGAGGGTAGCGCACCGCCGCCGGGCCACTGATCATCAGGCCGGTATGCAGTAGCTGTCGGGTTTCATTCTCATCGGAGGGCGTCATCACCACCATATTCGGAATGCAGCGAAGGTAGCTGATGTCGAAGGCGCCCGCGTGAGTGGGACCATCCTCGCCCACCAGGCCGGCCCGGTCGATCGCGAAAAGCACATCCAGGTTCTGGATGGCAACGTCGTGGATCAGCTGGTC
This region includes:
- the ribA gene encoding GTP cyclohydrolase II, with the translated sequence MAVRYIQTCRLPTPFGVFDMHGFEEPDTGKEHVALTLGDLNSTEPMLARTHSECLTGDALYSMRCDCGYQLEEALRSIAREGRGILMYLRQEGRGIGLLNKIRAYHLQDQGADTVEANEKLGFAADLRDYSMCKDMLEHLGIKSLRLMTNNPRKVKALTSYGIDIAERVPLHVGRNPHNEHYLDTKQSKLGHWLETHQDDDPEG
- a CDS encoding Nudix family hydrolase, with amino-acid sequence MTEAVVAAREVHVAVAVVIRDGKVLIARRPDHVHQGGLLEFPGGKVELDETVQQALVREIAEETGLSVPEGSLAPVIGIRHDYGDKRVFLDVWSTQDALGEAEGREGQPVEWVWPDELRDEDFPAANRPIIRALRLPPVLAITGTVENVAEGLSTLRTSLARLSGEMVVLRATNLPVADYLQLSRQAVSVGSDAGVGVIVHGAPALFRETPGAAGLHLPWRQAAGLSARPIPDGAWLGVSCHDAGQIAQATALGADYVTLGPVKPTATHPEASGIGWDDFRCLAAAARVPVYALGGLGPDDILRARDEGGQGVAGIRFWWPEI
- the moaC gene encoding cyclic pyranopterin monophosphate synthase MoaC produces the protein MSRLTHLDDKGEARMVDVTEKAVTEREARAEATIRMAPATLSMIVDGEHPKGDVLAVARIAGIMAAKKTHELIPLCHSLNLTSVKVELTPGNDGASVHILTRCKLSGQTGVEMEALTAASVAALTLYDMCKAVDRGMEIGAVRLLEKKGGRSGHWVAESS